The window TAATAGTTTGAACACAAAAGTAAAAGAAAACTTCCTGGGGTAAAGACCAGAGATGAGAAAGTTAGCAtttgttctatttttctattccATTGAACACACCGGTAGCTAATTCGAGCGACAAACTAACAAGTTATGAGATAAATCTCGCTTCATTTAGAAACTCCAAGCCAcgttcatcttcctcttcttgcACGCGATGCTATTATGAGTAAAATGATTTACGAGGAATTATAGCCAAAAAATGACTATTTTGTTTTTGTGCACATAATCTAGTTTTTGCACATTATGTGACCTCCTATCATTTTTTCGGCACTAATCaatgggaggaggaggaggaacaaTGGACGGGCGAGGAGAATAAAAGGGGCGAGAGCAATGGAAATGAAGAGTACAGTTTGTGTAATTAACAATATGAAGATAAAGCATCGGTGGGTGTCGTGGTGGGTGCAcagcagatgccaagggatggttaaagagaggaggaggctcgagggcactggtgggctccagaggcgaggtcagCATGAGCGAGCGCAAGACGGAAGACATACCCAGGTTTgaggctctccggagagataacacccctagtcctgccgagtgtagttgatATGTAtcagtacagagttgctcctagagctgtatggagggagaaggaaggctggccaaggcttaggctgctccctctcctcggGTGTTGCTTGCTAGGTGTGTGTGAGTGAGTGGGTGTCTTTCGTGCTAGTCgcccgtatgcatgagggctcctggggggtttGTAGGTCAACCCCCAGGGGTACAAgggtaatgttacaaggccgtaGGGCCGGGTTGTCGGTGTCCACGAACCCAGTGCTGGGACCCGCCGGGTGCCAGGTCTCGCCGGGTTCCCCGGGCACGGGCCCCATGCGCCTGGGGTCACTATGcaccgtcttgtcgatcgtcagggcgtggccAAGTCGAGTCGGCTACAGTGGCGCTCCGTCAGGCCGCCGCTTGCTGGCGTCATGGGTGACGATGATTGAACTGTTGCCACGCCGGCCCCGGTTAGCGAGTAGGtggggggcactgttgccacgcccggctgaccagaggcatgggcggggcactgtggGTTTGGTCATCAGTTGGTGGAGACTCATCCCATCATACGGCTGGGATGGGACAGCCGCTGACCCTCGGCCGGGTTGGAGAACACACCAAGGCTGGAGCTGGCTTGTTGGGGAAGTCTTGAGTTGGTTGTTGGGGCCGAGTTGAGGAGTCTGGCCGGGTTGGAGAGTTTGGCCGGGTCGAGGGACTTGGCCGGGTTGAGTGACCCGGCCAAGTGCGAGCTGGATTGAGGGGCAATGCTGGCCCCgatgtttttgaaaaggatccgggttccgttgcctgcccggggttcatccccccgacagtagtccccgaagctgtgaaggtccgTCGTCTTCTGATGGGAgggccttcgcagtttccccCTTTGAAGGAGGCGGATTTTGAGACCGccgggtccggcaacacccactgtgtgccggcTTACGGAAGCCAGATCGCGGCATCCCGGCAGCAGCGGGAAACCGAGGAGTCCACTAAATCTTTGAGGCAATCTTTTGGGCTTCGCGCGGGCGCTACGTGGCGTCTGGGAGCCGGAGGGGTGTGACAGGCCACGCGCGCGACGAGACAGGGCGACGCGCTGGGGCCCGCAGTCGCGCGCCCTCGGCCCATGCGCGCGGATTTATTGCGGCGTCCGCAAGTCGGTTGCCATTCTTGAGGCATTTATTGTGCACGTATGTGCGCAGTTATTGCGGGGAAGTGGGAAAGGCGAGCGCAAACGATTCCACTCCCCCACGTTTCGAACCGTGGCTTATAAATAGGGGCGAGGAGGGGGCGGCGGAAATCATTCTCGCTCGCGCCCCCTACCTTCGTCTTCCTTCCTCTGCTTCTTGCGACCGCCGCGCACCGCGACGCCCGTTGCCTTGAGCAGAGCTTTCTAGCCACCTTCTTCTTCCTTATCTCGTATCTTTGTCGATGGCGCTGCCGTCGGGCTCATGGGTGGGTCGACCGTCACCCTCAACGACATCGCCTACCTCCACACCACCAGGCGCCTGCCGGGGGCGACGGAGGTTGCCGCGCACCTTCCGCAGGGCGAGCGGGAGCCGCGGCCCGAGGGAACGGAGCGCGTCATCTTCTTCCCGCACTTCAAGCGCGGGTTCGGGCTTCTCGCGAGCGGCCTCTTCCACGATTtcctggagttcttcgggctccagccCCATCATCTGGGCGCCGGCGCCATCGTGCAGTTGTCAggcttcgtcaccctctgcgagggaTACCTGGGGGTCGAGCCTTCGATCGACCTCTGGGTGCGCTTCTTCTCCCTGAAGCGGTAGGGGCCGAGGGCCGAGGAGATGTCCGAGTGTGCCGTCGCCGTCATCTCCAAGCGGTCGGGTGCTGACTGCCCGAAGTTGCCActggaggattctgccaagaaGTGACAGAATTCTTTCTTCTATGTCCGCAACCTCGGCGCGGACCGCATCAACTTGCCGCCCTTCGTCAactcgccgccgagggagaaaagCAGAACTAGGGGTACTACCCCAAGCATCCGTCGCAGGAGGTGCTCAACCTGTGCAAGCGGGTGTCGGTGATGAAGGAGCGGGAGGGGCTCACCGGCACCGACCTCATCACCGCCTTCATCGTTCGTCGAGTGCTGCCGCTGCAGCAGCGCAACCACCTCATCGGTCAGATGACCGGCCTCCAGGACCCCGACCGCATGGCGAACACACGGCTGGCGGCAGACCAGGTTGCGCGCCGGgtcaacgacatctccaaggccaacATGCGGGGCAATTGGGAGTTCGGGAAAGCCCCGTACAGCCATGCGAACCCGGCACCGTTGGTGAGTCCTTGGTCTCCATATTTTGCTGTTGCTCATCTTCTTACCCGCCCGACGCGATGCGGGAGGTACTTCTGAACGCCATCCGGCATCCTTGTGACCGGGCGCGGGCGCAAGTGGTGCGCGTCGCCTCGGAGGAGCCCGAGGCccgcggcggggggggggggaggaggcgACCGCCGACGCGGGCGCAGGGCGCCGAGTCGGTAAGTCTTGTGTTTAATTCTTGAGTTGCCGGTCGTGAGACGGCATCGTCGGTGCTGACGTGAGCCATTGATGTAGCGGCGCCGGGTGGAGGAGGTGGCGGTGCGGCCGGAGCCAGGTCGTCTCGGGGGGCAGAGGCGGCGAGGCGGCCGCACGAGAAGGACAACATCGCGCCGCGAGCTCCGATCGCGAAGCGCACGGCGGACCCGACCGGGGTGGCGAAGCCGCCCACCAAGAGGAGGCGTGCCGCGCCGCAGGAGAGGGCTGCGAGGCCTGCCGTTCCGGTGCTGCCGGGGTGAGTTTCTTTTTGGCTTGAAACGAGTCGCCGAGCGGCTCTGCCTGGCCTGTATTTAGTTCGTCTTGGGTTTCAGGTCGCCGATCTCGCTGGCATTGGCGGCGGCGGACGCCGCGTCCAACGAGGGCGTCGCCTTCCGTAGGAGCCGGTCCGGTACCGTCGATCGGGTTGAGGAGGAGGAGCGAGCGGATCCAGATCTTGGTCTGGACCCGGCCGATATCGAAAGCCTGGCCTGGCGCGACCGGAACCGGGCCGAGGCGAAGCTGGAGGCGGCGTCGACCCAGGCCTGGGTGAGCGCCGTGGCGATGTGGGCGTGAGGCGGCGAGGAGCCGACGTGGCCGGAGATGCCGGCGGGGACGGTGGTGGCGGCGATGGTCTTCGTGCCGTCGTTGGAGGGGAGCACGGCCAAGGCGTCCGTGCGGATGTGATGGACCTCGACCGGGAGGTCGTGGTCGTTGGGGATGACACCCCGCCGCGGACCGACGTGGTCGAGCGGGCGGGGACCGACGGAGGCGGTGGCGACGCCGTCTTGGGGGAGGCATCGCGGACGGCGCCGGAGGGGGCGGCTCGGACGCCGATGAGCGAGGCGCTGTCGGTGGTGGAGCCGCAAGCCACTCCGGCCACCGGGCCGGCGTTAGAGCCGGAGAGGGCGCCGGAGAAGGCGccgggggggggggcgccggcctcaGGGGAGGTGGCCAGCGGGGGACACGCCCTGGTGCCCCGGCCCGGGGGTCGCCGGGTCGCAAGCGTCACGGAGCGGGACCAGCGAGGTCTTCTTCAGGCCCCTGACCCAGGAAGAGGCGGCGATGGCCGCCGTGACCCGGCGCCTGCGAGGGCGGACGGACCGGATCTAGGCCTtcgcccaggccgaggtggaggcAACGCAGGAGCTGGAGCACGCCGTGTTTGTAAGTTTTCCATTGCATTCTGCTTTTTctttgtgggggcgcgccagtgcacccactgggtgtagcccccgagattctgGCCAACTGCAtagcagttgggtcgaatcttatcTTGCTGTCTTGTATTGATCGTCGCTTTCTGCAGCAACTGGACTCCTACCGGGTCGGCGTCCTCAACCGGCTCCTTGAGACGCACCGGCGTCTCAAAGAAAGGCTCgtcgccaaggaggaggagctccgcgcCACGGCATGTACTTTTCTTGCACGCTCTTTTTTAGTGGGGGCgagctagcgcacccactgggtgttgcccccgagattcaggccaaCTGCGCagcagttgggtcgaatcttaaagTGGTACTTTGTTTCTGAGTCTCTCTTCTGCAGCCGAGGTGCTGTCTTGGAGGACCCGGCTGATTCGGGCCAGCTTCCACTATGACCGGCTCGTCGCTGACGCCGGTCGGCTTGGAGCCGAGGTGGAGCAGGCGAGGGCGGAGGCGACGGGAGCCCTGCGGGCGCTTGACGAAACCAGCCAGTTGCAGGAGCAGCTGGCGGGCGACAAGGGCCGTCttgaggccgaggtggagcgcctCAAGGCGGAGGCCGCCAAGGTTGTGGAGGCACAGCGGGCCCTTGCCGAGGCGGACCAGCAACGCGGCAAGCTGGCCGACGACAAGGGGCAGCTCtaggccgaggtggagcgcctGAAGGCGCTGGTGGCCACGGCAGAGGAGACCCGGCAGGGGGAGACCGGCGCCGTGAGGAGGCCGTGAAGGCGGCCGAGGATAAGGACGTCGAGCTGaaggcggcccttgccaaggTCGCCGATCTGGAGAAGACGCTCCACGAGCGTGACCGCACCATCGCCCGGGAGCGGCGCGGTACGTTGCTCGAAGCgcagcacctggaagagtccttctccagtaagtgctttCCTTTGGTTTGGTTGTTGCCGGGTTGGGACCCCAGCTTTCTTCCTTAATGACTTTCTTCTGACTTGCTTTTCTTCTCGGCAGGGGCCTTCCCGGAGACGCGCCAGCTGGCAGAGGAGGTGGTCCGCTTTCAGCGCGACCCGCAAGGGATCGTCGGCTCCAGGACTGACCCGCAGGTGGCGTGGACCTTCCCGAAGATTGTGACCGCCGCCAAGGCCCGTCTGTGAGTCTTGAGAGAGCAGATGGGGTGGCTCTCTGAGGCCAGCGCGGTGATGACGACGGCCCTCTGGCCGGGTTCCGTCACGCCGAACAGCTTCACACGGCTGGCGCGGTGGTTGGAGGCGGGGCCGGATCGGCTCCATGACTGGCGGGTTTCCGCCGCTCGTGCTGGCGCCGAGATGGCGCTCAGGTTCATGATGTCTTGGCATCCGGACCTGTCATTGGACGCGTTGATGGGCCAGCGAGCCGGCTCGGAGAGCCAGCTGCAGGCGGAGGCCGGCCGGATTGCTGCTCGGGCCAGCTATATCGCCGTGTTTGCCTTCCACGACGAGTTCCGGCCGGAGCGGGCGGAAGACGGCGGAGTCGTGCCTGCTGACGACTACGGCTTGCTTCTGGACGACCCGGAGGGTAGCTCTGAGGAGACGGACGTCTACCGCAACATGGACGCCGGGGAGGAGGATACCGGCACctcagcggacccaggagctgcgCGTTCCGGCGACGGGAGTGCCTGATTTTTAACTTAGTAGAAATTTCTGTTAGGTAGCAGGTCCACTACCCACTGGGGGTTAACTGGGTGTAATGAACTTTGGCCTTGGGCCTGTTTCTGAATTTATGATGTATGAGCTTTGTGAATGTTTGCGCTTTTGCTTTTCGCTTTTTTGAGCCATTTTCCTGCACTCTCCCCTTCTGGGCTTCTCCCCCGCGAGTCTGGcggccgaggctccggtccgtgacaagggGTTCGGCCTTTGAGAGGAGCGTACAATACTTAGGCTTTCGAAACATTGAGCGCaagcgaaacacccactgggccggctggcggcaatccgacggggccgggttggcgagcagccggtcgCGGCAACTTAAAGTGGTGAGGCCGGGTTGAGCGACCCGGTGGTATGCAGAAACTTCGTGGATGCCTGCGCTCTTGCTTTCCGTCTCTGCAGCCGTTTtttcgcaactttccccctttggttccccccccccccggcgagTCTGACGGCCGAGGCTCCTGTCCGTGACAAGGGGTTCGGCCTTTGAGAGGAGCATGCGATACTTAGGCTTTTGAAATGTTGAGCgtgagcgaaacacccactgggctgGCTGGTGGCAATCCGGCGGGGCTgggttggcgagcagccggtcgtgcAGCAACTTAAAGTGGCGGGGCCGGGTTGGGCGACCCGGCGGTTCTTGACTTAGTGTTCGTGGCGCGCTGGTGCTTTTGGTCTCATGTGCTTGCCAGCCAACAGCCGAAGCCGGTTCTGTGGCTTAGGGCGAAGTGAGAGGCCGTGGCGATCCAACGCGTCAGGAGCCGCTAAGGAGAACGACGGGTGGCCAagccggccagcccccgagcccccgggCCGAGCGAGTCGACCTGGCGGTCGGGCTGGTTTAAGAGGAAAGCAATGCACAAATGTAGGAGACACAATAGCTTGGTCGCAAAAGGGAAGCCCCCGAGCGTCGTTCGGGGATCCCATAGTTTTCAGATGATTACAAAAGGCAGCGATACATACGTGCACACGGCTAACTGTAAAACGGGCGGAGGAGCTCTGCATTCCATGGCCGGGTTGTTTCTTCGCCGGCAGTATCCCTCTTGCGCTTGTTTGACTTGCGGGCATCGATGAGGTAGCACGTGTTGTGGTCGCACTAGgccttgctgacgatgaaggggccctcccatggGGAGGACAGCTTGTGTTGGCCGGTCTGCTCTTGGACGAGCCGGAGGACGAGGTCTCCCTCTCGGAAagcgaggggcttgatcttcttgaTGTGGTAAtgcctcaggccttgctggtagatggctgaGCGAATGAGCGCTAGGAGACATgcttcttcgagcaggtcgacgccgtcttcgcGGGCTTCCTTGGTTTCGGTTTCCGTGTACATCGTGACGcgcggcgagtcgaactcgacgtcggtcgggatgacggcttctgctccgtagacgacgaagaacggggtgaacccggtcgaccTATTTGGCGTGGTGcggagactccagaggacggccggcagctcgtcaaGCCAACTGCCGGGTGAATGGATGAGCGTCTCGACGAGTCGTGGTTTGATGCCGGATAGGATGAGGCCGTTAGCCCGCTCGACCTGGCCATTGGACTGCGGATGCGCGACGGAAGCCaggtcgaggcggatgccggagACGGAGCAGTACTGCGCGAGCGCAcccttggcgaagttggtgccgttgtTCCTGATGATGTTGTTCGGCATGCCGTAGCGCACCGCGATGTCCTTGATGAATCGAACGGCCGTCAGCCTgtccagcttcttgatcggccttgcttcgatccacttggtgaacttgtccaccgccaccAGCAAATGTGTCATGCTGCCTCGAGCGGTCTTGAAGGCccccaccatgtcgagtccccagaccgcgaagggccgGGCGATCGGGATGGTCCGGAGTGCCGACGCCGGCTGGTGGCTGCGCTTGCTGAAGCGCTGGCATCCCTCGCACTTGGGGACGAGTGACTCTGCGTCTTcgagggccgtgggccagtagaaaccatggtggaaagccttggccaccaaGGACCGTGAGGCGGCGTGGTGCCTGCACTCGCCCTGGTGTATGTCGAGGAGAATCTCAATGCCCTTGTCttgctcgacgcaacgctggaatacgtcggtggagctgcgcttgacgagctcgttgttgatgatgctgtaggCGGATGCCCGGCGCTACACTTGCCGAGCTTTAGTCTCATCCATGGGGAGGACCCCGTTCTCCAGCAACTCCGAGATGGGCAGGGCCCAGGATGGTGCCGTCACCACGGCGAAGACAACCACCATTTCGGGCTCTGGGGcggcagcccccgggccgggttcgaCAGTCCTAGGGCCGGGTTGAGGCGTGGCCGGGTCGGCtggagcagtccccgggccgggttgaggcGCGGCCGGGTTGGCtggagcagtccccgggccgggttgaggcGCGGCCGGGTCGGCTGGGACGTGGATGGACTCGGAGTTCGGAGACGGCTTGACGGACGGCTTGTGTAGATGCTCGAGGGAGACGCCGGACGGAATGGACTGCCGGGACGATGCGGATCTTGGAGAGCGTGTCGGCCGCCTCATTCTCTGCGCGCGGGACACGGAGGAACTCGCGGCCCGCGAAGAACCCGGACAACTtttggacgaggaagcggtagcttgccatgttggagtcgtgggcgtcccactcgccggagcactgctgcaccaccaggtccgagtcgccatagcacaagATGCGtcggatgccgagttccttggcaagctgGAGGCCGTGCAGAAGGGCTTCATACttggcgacgttgttggaggcggcgaagtggatctgcagtgcgtacttgagccggtcgcccttGGGGGAGGATAGCACGATGCCGGCCCTTAGGCCGAGTCGCATCTTCGAACCGTCGAAGTGCATGCTCCAGTGCGTCGAgtccggtggcggcggcaggAACTGGGTCTCgatccagtcgacgaggaagtacGCCAAGGCTTGGGACTTGATTGTAGTGCGGGGCTCATAGAGGATGGTGTGGCTGGCTAGCTCGAGCGCCCACTTGGCGATCCGGCCAGAGGCATCCCGGCACCCGATGATTTCGCCGAGAGGGGCCGTGCTGACCACGATGACGACATGCTCTTGGAAGTACTGCTTgagcttcttggcggtgaagtacacgccgtaacacatcttttgctagtgcgggtagttctgcttcgaggcggagagcacctcgctcaggtagtagacgGGACGTTGGACGGCTTGGACCTTGTccttctctggtcgctcgaccaccaTCACCGTGCTGACCGACTGCGAGGTTGCGGCGATATAGAGCAACAGCGGCTCCTTCTCGGCCGGTGCGGCCAGGACtggtgcggtggagagcatgcgcttgagatCCTGGAAAGCCTCGTCCgcctggtcgttccactcgaacggcgttgtcttcttcatcagctgatataggggcaaggccctctcgcccagccggctgagaaaccggctgaccaaggccaagcagccggtgaacttctggacatcgcgcagccgagccggcttgcgcatgcgctcgatggccttgattttctctgggtttgcctcaatgccgcgctccaagacgaggaagccgagcagctttccggccgggacgccgaaaacgcacttttccgggttgagcttgacctTGTACTCGCGCAGGTTGGCGAGGTCTCCTTCAGGTcgtcgaggagcgtgaggtgctgcttggtcttcaccatgttgtcatccacatagacgtggatgttgcggccgagttgcggcagcaggcatttctgcatgcagcacTGGAAAGTGGCGCCGGTGTTCTTCAAACCGgacgacatggtgatgtagcaatacggcccaaagggcgtgatgaaggacgtcttcagggcatcggccgggtccagcttgatctggtgatagccagagtaagcatccaggaaggacaggagctcacacccggcagtggagtcgatgacttggtcgatccgTGGGAGGGCGAACGGGTCTTTGCGGctggccttgttcaggctggtgtagtcgatacacatgcgccaggtcttgttctttttcaggacgaggactgggttgaccagccactcggggtgaaacgcttccatgatgaagccggccgccaaaagcttggcgacctcttcaccgatggtccttctcttctcttcggaaaAACGTCGCAGGGGTTGACGGACGGGCTTGGCGTCCTTACGGACGTggagtttgtgctcggcgtacttcctcgggatacccggcatgtcctttggggtccatgcaaaaatatcccgattctcacggaggaagtggACGAGCTCggcttcctatttgctgtcgaggcgggTGCCCACGACAACGTACTTCCTGCAGCTAGGATCTTCCAGGTTCAGCTTCAccttcttggtctccttggagggcttgaacGTGGCCTCGTCGGCCGGCTCCTCGGCCGGGATTGGCGCGGCCGACGCTGCTTGGGCCAGGGCAACGATCCGGTCGAGCTGGCGCCGCTCCTTGGCTACGACCAGCGACTCGGCCAGCTTGGCGCCGTCTCAGGCGCACTCTATGGACTTGCGGTAGTCGCCGGTGACGGTGATGAGGCCCTTCAGACCCGgcagcttcatcttcaggtaggcgtagttgGGAACCGCCATGAATTTGGCGAGCGCGGGCCGGCCCAGCAGCACATGGTACGCgctggacaggtccaccacctcgaaccagattggcTCGCGTCGGAAGTGGCTGCTGTCGCCGAACAGGACGTCGAGCCGGACCCGGCCGATCGGGGAGCAGGAGAAGCCGGGAACGATGCCGTGGAAGACCGTCCGAGTTGGCTCCAGGTCCTTGGCCTCGAGGCGGAGCTTGGtcatggtgtcgcggtagaggatgttgatgctgctaccgccgtcgATGAGAACTCGGGAAAACTTGCATGTGCGCCGAGGTGCAACGATGGTGGGGTCATGGACGAGGGCGTAGCCACCCGGATTCGGCATGACGGCCGTGTGGTCCTCCCAGGTCCAGGTGACCGGGCGCTCCGACCAGTGCATGTATTCCGTTTTGGCCGGGAtgacggtgttcacctcctgccgaaggaggcgctcgctgcgcttgtcatcgccgaggctggtgaagacgacgtaggtcgCGTTCTGGGCCGGGTAGGCGTCATCGCGCATCGCGCCGCCAGCTGGCGGCGGTGGAGGGGCGGAGGCGGCTGTCCCGCTCCTGGAGCCGGGGCCGAAGGAGGCGGGACGTCGCCCCtcatgatgcgcttggtgatggcgcactgccgaAGCGTGTGCATGGACGGCCTCGCACTGCTGTGGTGCTTGCATGGAGCATTGAGCATCAACTCGAAACTCATGGCGGGTTGCCACGCCGTCTTGCCGGTCTGCCGGCGTTTGGCGACCGGGTCGTCCGCGGGCGCCTGTTCGGCGACCGCGACTAGCCGGTTGTCGTAGCGCTAGGCCGGttggtcggccttgcgcttgttgttctgcTGGTTGTGCTGCTGTCAGCTTCCTTCGCCGGCCGGCTTCGGGGGGAAACGGCTTTGCTTTGCCGGCTTCATCCAGCGCCACCTGGATCTTCGTGGCGGAGTCGGCGTTGGCATATTTGTCCGCCgtcaccatgagcgcggccatggtggccggctcggagcgcagaagcttgtgcttgaggagtgTGCCGTCCCAGCACCCATTGACGAAGTATTGGATCGCTTGGACTTCATGGACGCCCTCGAAGCTGTTTTGGAGCTCGGTCCAGCATGCGAGGTACTCGCGGACGGTCTCCGTCGGACCCTGCACGCACGTGGCGAGCTGACTGGGGCGGCCGGGTCGCTTGTACGTGCCGGTGAAGTTGCGCACGAAGGCTTGCTCGAAGTCGACCCACGCGTTGATGCTGCCCTccggcagactgttcaaccaggtGCGGGCCGACCCCTGGAGCATGAGAGGTGCGTAGCGCACGGCGAGGCAGCGGTTACCGCCGACGATG is drawn from Aegilops tauschii subsp. strangulata cultivar AL8/78 chromosome 1, Aet v6.0, whole genome shotgun sequence and contains these coding sequences:
- the LOC141037610 gene encoding uncharacterized protein, which translates into the protein MPNNIIRNNGTNFAKGALAQYCSVSGIRLDLASVAHPQSNGQVERANGLILSGIKPRLVETLIHSPGSWLDELPAVLWTIYQQGLRHYHIKKIKPLAFREGDLVLRLVQEQTGQHKLSSPWEGPFIVSKA